From a region of the Nitrospira sp. genome:
- a CDS encoding DUF5666 domain-containing protein, translating into MLTNMVKRVGILVLLMTATLPGMAAAHGEGQHVFGTITAIDTAEIQVLTTEGKTVSIPTVAETKYRNKGKGSGGNVPKVGDRVAIDVTKKDGKLMATEVQFSSFAKPQKP; encoded by the coding sequence ATGCTGACCAACATGGTGAAGCGAGTAGGAATACTGGTCCTGCTGATGACTGCAACATTACCCGGGATGGCCGCCGCGCACGGGGAAGGGCAGCACGTCTTTGGCACAATCACCGCCATCGATACTGCTGAGATTCAAGTGCTGACGACAGAGGGGAAGACAGTCTCAATCCCCACAGTCGCCGAGACAAAATATCGGAATAAAGGAAAAGGGAGTGGAGGGAACGTTCCTAAGGTAGGCGACCGAGTCGCGATAGATGTCACGAAGAAAGATGGCAAATTGATGGCCACTGAAGTCCAATTCTCCTCCTTTGCGAAGCCACAGAAGCCGTGA
- a CDS encoding cytochrome c, whose protein sequence is MTKGVGALLAMAMIVVTGNVAALWFVLQSGFSATEQPMKLEVLFARQLRHLAMPAAQRQMSNPVVASDEVLAEARVHFADHCATCHGNDGSGSTLIGQNFYPRTPDLTKIETQSFSDGELYYIIHNGIRFTGMPAWGKGRSEPDLDSWKLVHFIRHLPSITTKELEEMERYNPTSQAAREEQEQIDRFLQGGELAPHSPAPHH, encoded by the coding sequence ATGACCAAAGGTGTCGGGGCGTTGCTCGCGATGGCAATGATTGTTGTGACAGGAAATGTTGCAGCGCTGTGGTTCGTCCTGCAATCAGGTTTTAGTGCGACGGAACAGCCAATGAAGCTCGAGGTTCTGTTCGCGCGCCAGCTCAGGCACCTGGCAATGCCAGCAGCCCAGAGGCAGATGAGCAACCCCGTTGTCGCCTCAGACGAGGTGCTTGCAGAAGCGCGGGTTCACTTTGCGGACCACTGTGCGACCTGTCACGGGAATGATGGAAGTGGCTCTACCCTGATCGGACAGAACTTCTATCCAAGAACACCCGACCTGACTAAAATAGAGACGCAGTCCTTTTCCGATGGAGAGCTGTACTATATCATCCATAATGGCATTCGATTTACCGGAATGCCCGCATGGGGGAAAGGCCGTTCAGAACCAGATCTCGATAGTTGGAAGCTGGTGCATTTTATTCGTCATCTCCCCAGCATTACGACCAAGGAATTGGAAGAAATGGAGAGGTATAACCCCACGAGTCAAGCGGCGCGGGAAGAGCAGGAACAAATCGACCGCTTTCTGCAAGGAGGAGAACTTGCTCCACACTCTCCCGCACCGCATCATTAA
- a CDS encoding type II toxin-antitoxin system Phd/YefM family antitoxin, which translates to MQTVNASTFKAKCLALMDEVARTGKPLLVTKNGKPIVELRPHAGKRPRSPFGMHKGLIAIKGDIVSPIDVEWEALK; encoded by the coding sequence ATGCAAACCGTCAATGCCTCCACATTCAAGGCCAAATGTCTCGCCTTGATGGATGAGGTGGCGCGCACCGGCAAGCCTCTGTTAGTCACGAAGAATGGGAAGCCGATTGTCGAACTACGGCCCCATGCCGGTAAGCGGCCACGGTCGCCTTTCGGCATGCACAAAGGATTGATTGCAATCAAGGGCGACATCGTCTCGCCGATCGATGTGGAATGGGAAGCGCTCAAATGA
- a CDS encoding type II toxin-antitoxin system VapC family toxin, which yields MILLDTHALVWMDTDASDLGRTARHLIKQAWRVQQLAVSAVSFWECAMLHARGRIMLPESPASWRADLLQAGLIEWPVDGAIAILAADLASLHKDPADRFIAATAIVHRATLMTADERLLEWQHTVRRHHAGR from the coding sequence ATGATCCTGCTTGATACCCATGCCCTGGTGTGGATGGACACCGATGCCTCCGATTTGGGTCGCACAGCTCGTCACCTCATCAAACAGGCGTGGCGAGTTCAGCAACTTGCCGTCAGCGCGGTCAGCTTCTGGGAGTGCGCAATGCTGCACGCACGAGGACGCATTATGCTTCCAGAATCGCCCGCATCCTGGCGCGCAGATTTGCTGCAAGCCGGCCTGATTGAGTGGCCGGTCGACGGCGCCATCGCCATCCTCGCTGCGGATCTTGCCTCGCTTCACAAGGATCCCGCTGATCGCTTCATTGCCGCGACCGCTATCGTGCATCGCGCGACGTTGATGACCGCAGACGAACGCCTCCTTGAATGGCAACACACCGTGAGGCGGCACCACGCAGGTCGATAA
- a CDS encoding transposase → MKHRLLRGNDQRGQEPFLTNGGRFIEAMWQARTSSCAMHGARSDPNGGFGCVSPGVFSEELLEKILRAVSVQKYADTVLDVAHAIGVSPTEISPKIVELTAAKLKEFQQRSLETFRPFALFLDTIHRGGEAVLVALGLDMAAEKMALEFSQGSSENQEICKALFRGPGSSGLGILSTDPLRHRWRQGADQSTPGQIRQEAGASALDH, encoded by the coding sequence ATGAAGCACCGTCTGTTGCGCGGGAACGATCAAAGAGGTCAGGAGCCCTTTCTGACCAATGGAGGCCGATTCATAGAGGCAATGTGGCAAGCTCGAACCTCCTCCTGCGCCATGCACGGTGCAAGGTCAGACCCCAACGGGGGCTTCGGCTGCGTTTCCCCCGGCGTGTTTTCCGAGGAACTGCTAGAGAAGATCCTCCGGGCCGTATCCGTCCAGAAATATGCCGACACCGTCCTTGACGTGGCGCACGCTATTGGCGTGTCCCCTACCGAGATCTCGCCAAAAATCGTGGAGCTGACGGCCGCGAAGCTGAAGGAGTTTCAACAGCGATCACTGGAGACTTTCAGACCATTTGCACTCTTCCTCGACACGATCCACCGAGGTGGTGAGGCGGTTCTTGTGGCCCTGGGGCTGGACATGGCCGCGGAGAAGATGGCCCTCGAGTTCTCGCAGGGGTCCTCAGAGAATCAGGAAATCTGCAAAGCCCTGTTCAGGGGACCTGGATCATCGGGGCTCGGCATTCTCTCGACGGATCCTCTTCGTCACCGATGGCGGCAGGGGGCTGATCAAAGCACTCCGGGCCAGATTCGGCAAGAAGCTGGTGCATCAGCGCTGGACCATTAG
- a CDS encoding DUF2167 domain-containing protein, translating to MTPRLLHILVCVAALFSALFLAQAVDAQEPTKSEPTYAWQPGPFEAQLGDQATLKVPEEFVFLGPQDAQRLLKDMGNFPSGEELGLVAGGSEGENWFVVIRFIDAGYVQDDDAADWDAEEMLASIKEGTEEANAKRRESGISPLTIRGWEEKPHYDKANNKVVWAISADQGQEAIANYNTLALGRHGYMSMNLVADLNQLSKLRNYSALLLSNLNFVTGKRYADFNSTTDKVAAVGLAALVAGAAFKSGLLAKLLVLLIAFKKVIVIGAVGIAAWVWKLVKGRSSPKPNRQSTEL from the coding sequence ATGACTCCCAGACTTCTTCATATTCTCGTATGCGTGGCGGCTCTATTCAGTGCCCTGTTCTTGGCGCAAGCCGTTGATGCTCAAGAGCCGACGAAGTCTGAACCCACCTATGCATGGCAACCAGGGCCGTTTGAAGCCCAGTTGGGAGATCAAGCCACACTCAAGGTGCCTGAGGAATTCGTATTCTTAGGGCCTCAAGATGCACAGCGGCTCTTAAAAGATATGGGCAACTTTCCATCTGGAGAAGAATTGGGACTAGTCGCCGGTGGTTCGGAGGGGGAAAATTGGTTTGTCGTCATCCGATTTATAGATGCCGGCTATGTTCAGGATGACGATGCCGCAGATTGGGATGCCGAGGAGATGTTGGCCTCAATCAAGGAAGGGACGGAGGAGGCCAATGCAAAGAGACGAGAGAGTGGGATCTCCCCGCTGACAATCCGGGGTTGGGAGGAAAAACCCCATTATGATAAGGCGAATAACAAGGTGGTGTGGGCAATTTCTGCTGACCAAGGGCAGGAGGCCATCGCCAATTACAATACCCTGGCACTCGGGCGACATGGATACATGAGCATGAATCTTGTCGCGGATCTCAATCAATTGTCCAAACTGAGAAACTATTCTGCTCTGCTCCTCTCCAATCTCAATTTTGTGACCGGCAAGCGATATGCTGATTTTAACAGTACGACGGACAAAGTGGCGGCAGTTGGCTTGGCGGCACTCGTGGCTGGCGCGGCGTTTAAATCCGGGCTGCTGGCAAAACTGCTCGTGCTGCTCATCGCATTCAAGAAGGTCATTGTGATCGGCGCCGTCGGTATAGCCGCATGGGTGTGGAAGCTCGTCAAAGGACGTTCATCACCCAAACCGAACCGGCAGAGTACGGAGCTATGA
- a CDS encoding site-2 protease family protein — protein sequence MKTLLALLAGAKFGKVLLTSGTMLLSVVTYSFLYGWWYATGLVGLIFCHEMGHFAAARQRGLHVGAPTFIPFVGAWIQLKEQPMDVETEAYVAMAGPVVGTFAAMACYYAADFYQSPLLRALAYAGLMLNLFNLIPLSPLDGGRITSIISPKTWWIGAPMIVMLFIWNQSPMLLLVALLAIPHLLSTFRQSESSLPARYYAVPQSTRWSYAAYYLLLTGFLGVMTYETHRAVGL from the coding sequence ATGAAGACGCTCCTTGCCCTGCTGGCAGGCGCAAAGTTCGGAAAGGTCTTACTGACATCCGGCACGATGCTGTTGTCAGTGGTGACCTATAGTTTTCTCTACGGGTGGTGGTACGCCACGGGACTGGTTGGTCTGATCTTCTGCCATGAAATGGGCCATTTTGCTGCGGCTCGTCAGCGGGGATTGCACGTTGGAGCACCAACCTTTATTCCCTTCGTCGGAGCATGGATTCAGTTAAAAGAGCAACCGATGGATGTCGAAACGGAAGCCTATGTGGCGATGGCTGGCCCAGTGGTCGGGACGTTCGCGGCCATGGCCTGCTACTATGCAGCCGACTTCTACCAGAGCCCACTATTACGGGCGTTGGCCTATGCCGGACTTATGCTAAACCTGTTTAACCTGATTCCCTTATCCCCTCTTGATGGCGGACGAATTACCTCAATAATTTCTCCTAAAACCTGGTGGATTGGGGCCCCCATGATTGTTATGCTCTTCATCTGGAATCAGAGCCCAATGCTTTTGTTGGTGGCTCTCCTGGCGATACCCCACTTGCTCTCGACATTCCGACAAAGCGAATCGTCCTTACCTGCACGATATTATGCTGTGCCTCAATCCACGCGGTGGAGTTATGCGGCCTACTATCTGTTACTCACAGGATTTCTCGGTGTGATGACCTACGAAACTCATCGGGCAGTCGGCCTCTAA